In Halomicrobium zhouii, the sequence CTCGCGGTTTCCCGGGAGGCTCTCGACGGCCACGGCGCGGTGAGCGAACCAGTGGCCAGGGAGATGGCGCGGGCGGTTCGGGACACTGCGGATACGACGTGGGGCGTGGCGACGACGGGTGTCGCCGGGCCCACCGGCGGCAGCGAGGAGACGCCGGTCGGGACGGCCTACATCGGCGTGGCGTACGCGGCGCCGTGGGGGACGGGCGACTCCGAAACGACCGTCGAGCGCTACGAGTTCGACGGCGACAGGCAGACGGTCAAGCAACGGGTCGCCGAGCAGGCGCTGTCGGACCTGCTCGACGCCGTCGAAGCCCGGTGACGCCGTCGTTCGACCGCAAACCAGTGGCGCTCAGTACACCTTCACGTCGTCGAACCGGCCGCCGTAGGCGACGTGGTCCGGGTGGGTGGCCGCAGTGCCCTGGAGCATGACGCGGTCGAACTTCGACCACGTGTTCTCGTAGCCGAGGTGGCAAAACTCCAGCCCGCAGCGGAGCGCGTGGAGCGGGCCGTTCCGGTGGAAGAGACGCCGTGGTTCGCCGTCGCGCAGGGCGCCGACGAACGCCGTCTCGTCGGTCAGCGGTCGGTCGAAACTGACCCACGCCTCGCCGACGGTCCCCCGGAGGTGGGCGTACGACGACGTGAACGTCGGGAGGCCGATCGACCGCGCCAGCTCTCGTGCGCGTTCGTTGTGGTGGGGCAGGTGCTTGGGGTTGTACACCTCGAGGCCGTGGATGCGGTCCTCGTACCGGCGGATCTGGTCCTCGGTGAGGCTCACCGTGAGAAACTCCGGGTGGGGGACCAGCACCGCGGCGTCCTGCCGGTCGAGTTCCGCCATCGTCCCCTCGAGCGTGAGAAAGTCCGGAACGGGGTCGTCGAGGCCGAGCGCGAGGACGTGCCGGCGCTGTTGCCAGCTACCGGTGAACAGCTCCCGGGCCGGGACCACCGTCAACTCGTCGTCGGAGAAGCGCTCGGCGCGCTCCCGGACGTCGGGTAGCCGCGTGAAGTGCGGCGCGTAGACGAGCGCGTCCAGGCCACGCGCCTTGGCGCGCCGGACGACGGCCTCGTCCAGGACCTTCACGTGCATGTCGACCGCGAACCCCTCGTCAGTCACGCCCACACGTACTGCCAGCCCGGTGTTATGGATTTCTATGCGCCGTCGGCCCGCTACCACAGACTGTTGTCAGTCGAGAGGACTATAATGGTAACAATTCTGTCTCTATCGGAGAATCGAGAGGGGCGGTCACGTCACGGGGTTTGGGCCGGGAAGATATTAAATAATTGGAGCGTTTGTAGGATTTTTATCGCTATCAGTGCTACATCTGGTAGCGTTCGGCCCGGACGACGCGCCTCCGTGCGCGGATGACATCCCGGCCCGAATAGCTGCGGTTGTCTCAGCCCATGATTGGATACTACGCATTCTGCCACAGGAGTGGCGCACCGCTCTCCGAGCCAACTCACTACGACGAGGACGGACGTGCCTGGCGGTCGGTGCTCTCCGGCGACGGCGACGACGACGATAGACGGGTCGGTGAGCTAACCAACGGGGCGGTCCGTTCCACGCGGCAGGCGCTCGTCACGTACTTTCGCAGGACGCACCGCCGTCACTGCGAGTTCGACGCGGAACTGTACAGGCGGGCGGCGCTCGCCATCTCGCGGCTCAAACGCGCTGCAACTGGCGAGCAGGCGGCCGACCGGTACGTCTGGTACGCCCTCCAGCACCGGTTCGACGAACTCGGCTACGACGTCCAGTGGATGCACGCCCACGCGGGACTCCGCTGTCCAGGCTGTCACGGTCGGCTGAAGTTCGACGACGACCACGACGGCGTCGTCCACGCCGAGTGCGGCACGAACTGTGACGGCACGACCGACGACCAGATGGCGCGGATCCGTGAGACCGTCGCGTCGCTGTACACGGCGGCCTTCGACGGATCCGCCGCCCACCCCGAGGAGGTACTCCAGTTCTGATGGATAGGAGTCGCCTGGTTCGTCCGGCCGACGTCCAGCAACTGCCCCGTTACGGGAGTGAGTAACGAGGGATGGCACGACAGGACTTGCGCGTCGTCGAGGTCCTCACGCTCACCCGGACCGCCCGGGAGGAGGTCGTGGGGGTCCTCGAAGCCAACGAACTGGAGTACGTCCTCACCGACGAGAGCGGCGGGGACTCCGAGATGGCGACCATCTCGTTTCCCCTCCCGACACAGACCGTCGAACACATCCAGACGAGACTGGAGGAACTCGACATCGACGACGAGCTGTACACCATCGTCATCGACCCCGAAGCGGTCGTCTCCGACCGCTTCGGCGAGTCCGACGACCCCTACGACGAGGTCCGGGGACTCGGCTACCAGGGTATCTCCCGGAGTGAACTGATATCGACGGCGACGGACATGGTCCCCGACCGGACGATCTACCTGCTGATGACCGCCATCAGCGCCGTCGTCGCGACGGCGGGCGTCCTGCTGAACTCCCTGTCGGTGCTCGTCGGATCGATGGTCATCGCTCCGCTGATCGGGCCGCTGATGGCGACGAGCGTCTCGACGGTGCTCGACGAGCCGAATCTGTACCGACGCAGTGTTCGATATCAGATCCAGGGCGGTGCGGTGGCGCTGGCGAGCGCCATCGGCTTCGCCACCATCGTGAAGTTCACCGACCTGGTCGATGCGGGGTTCAACGTCAGTCACCTGCTCCAGGTGAGCAGCCACACCGCCCCGAACTTCCTGCTCGTCGTCGTGGCACTGGGCGCGGGCTTCGCCGGTGCGCTGAGCCTCTCGACGAGCGGGACCATCGACCTCGTCGGCGTGATGATCGCCGCCGCCGTGATGCCGCCCATCGGCGTCGTCGGCGTCGGCGTCGCGTGGGTGAGTCCCTCCGCGGTCGTCGGCGGCGTCGCCGTCGTCCTCATGAACGTGTTCTCGATGACGCTGGCGGCGATTATCAGCCTCTGGTACCTCGGCTATCACCCCGAGAGTATGGCCGACGTCCGGCGGGCCCGCGGGACGATGCTCGTCCGGATCTCGACGCTGGGCTGTGCCATCGTCGCGCTCGTCATCCTGCTCGCGCGGGTGACCAACAGCGGTCTGACCGAGGCGATTCCGCTGCTATGACCCGCGATACACGCCCCGACGAGGGCACGGACGAGACGTCGGCGGCCGGCTTCCAGCGGGTTCTCGTCGACGCGATGGCCTCGACCGGTACGGTGCTGTTCCTCGTGGCTCGCCTCCTGTTCGTCACCGGCCGGTTCGTCGCCGTCGGCGTCGCCATCGCCGGCGCGACGGTCGCGGACGACGGCGTCCAGGCGTCGATTCGCCGCTGGTTCCTGCTCGACGGCAATCGCTGGGTCATCGCCGGCGGGATTACCGCGTTCGCCTTCGTCGGCACGTTCCTGCTGTCGGCGACTGGTTTCGTCGGCGTCGAAGAAGGCGGCTTCGTGACCACCATGTTCAGCGCGTTCATCTCCGGGCTGTTCTCGTTAGTCCCCATCGTCGTGTCCGTCAACCAGCTGACTGTCTCGCGGGTCGTCGGATCGATCTCGGAGATACAGGAGCAGATGGAGAGCGCGCGCGGGTTCCAGCGACAGGTCGCGTCGATGAGCGTCGAGACCGACGTCGTCTCGACCAAGCCGGCCCCGTTCCTGGGGGCGGTGATCTCCCTGCTACGAAACCGCGCCGAGGGGCTCCAGCAGGCCGTCGACGACGGGTCGGCGGCCATGCAGACGGCCGTCGACGAGTACGTCGCGGTCCTCCAGACCCAGGCCGGCCACGTCGAAGAGCGGTTCGACGGTGACCGGCAGCGGCTCGGCGACCTGCTGGTGCCCATGATGGGCGACAACTACCCGCAGAACGTCCAGGACGCGCGCCGCATCGAATCCTCCTACGCGGACGAACTGTCAGACCACGCCTGCGAACTGCTGCAGGACCTGCAGGACCTCTCGACGACGCTGGACCTGCTCCGGCAGTACTACAAGGCGATGTACATCCAGCAGGAGCTCTCCCGGCTCTCCCGGTGGATCGGCTACACCGGCATCGGCGCGTTCTTCGTGTCCATCGTGGTCGTGATGGGCTTCGCCCAGGGACAACCCTTCGCCGGCTGGCCGCTCCTGCTTGACCTCTCCGTCAGCTTCGCTCTGGCCTCTGTCGTCCTCCCCTTCGCCGTGTTGCTCTCCTTCGTCGTGAAGATCGCGACGATCACCGCGCGGACGGCCGCGCCCGGTCCGTTCACGCCGCTGCGGGAGACGCCCGCCTACGCCAGGCACCGGAACGACTGACCGTTCGCCGACCGACGACCGACCGCTCGCTTTCCCCGGCGTTTCGAATCCATGCAACTCGACCACTCGCAGTCCCTCGACCGACTGGAACGACGACTGGACAGTGTACAGATCCCCCCGGTCACGCTCGGGGTGCTCGCCGTCACGCTCTCGCTGTGGGTCGCCCTGCTCGCCGGCTGGGTACCCATGCCCACGCCCGCGGACCTCCCCATGTCC encodes:
- a CDS encoding PHP-associated domain-containing protein, translated to MHVKVLDEAVVRRAKARGLDALVYAPHFTRLPDVRERAERFSDDELTVVPARELFTGSWQQRRHVLALGLDDPVPDFLTLEGTMAELDRQDAAVLVPHPEFLTVSLTEDQIRRYEDRIHGLEVYNPKHLPHHNERARELARSIGLPTFTSSYAHLRGTVGEAWVSFDRPLTDETAFVGALRDGEPRRLFHRNGPLHALRCGLEFCHLGYENTWSKFDRVMLQGTAATHPDHVAYGGRFDDVKVY
- a CDS encoding TIGR00341 family protein; this translates as MARQDLRVVEVLTLTRTAREEVVGVLEANELEYVLTDESGGDSEMATISFPLPTQTVEHIQTRLEELDIDDELYTIVIDPEAVVSDRFGESDDPYDEVRGLGYQGISRSELISTATDMVPDRTIYLLMTAISAVVATAGVLLNSLSVLVGSMVIAPLIGPLMATSVSTVLDEPNLYRRSVRYQIQGGAVALASAIGFATIVKFTDLVDAGFNVSHLLQVSSHTAPNFLLVVVALGAGFAGALSLSTSGTIDLVGVMIAAAVMPPIGVVGVGVAWVSPSAVVGGVAVVLMNVFSMTLAAIISLWYLGYHPESMADVRRARGTMLVRISTLGCAIVALVILLARVTNSGLTEAIPLL
- a CDS encoding CinA family protein — encoded protein: MSESEAPAEERVGEALRERGETVAVAESCTGGLIGSLLTDVPGSSDYFDRSVATYSYDAKRDVLAVSREALDGHGAVSEPVAREMARAVRDTADTTWGVATTGVAGPTGGSEETPVGTAYIGVAYAAPWGTGDSETTVERYEFDGDRQTVKQRVAEQALSDLLDAVEAR